A region of Pyxidicoccus trucidator DNA encodes the following proteins:
- a CDS encoding DUF1501 domain-containing protein, whose translation MPISRRLFLRGTSSTLGLLAASSTFPRFFGAAEAATLSGYAGYRAAVCVFLLGGNDGNNVLVPLTSGPHGRYLDARPNIGFETTELLAINPVGQAAASYGLHPSLTKLRTLFEQDRAALLCNVGPMVLPMDKEDFTTGTVARPDNLFSHADQQDAWASAVANPSTWAPPPSLIGKVTGWAGRTADKLHTLNPGEYPEVTSFGGKPLFSVGGDRQPMVVSPSGVLEFTDLNDVGFSALRADALAQAVALDNGVALEASYGGVFTTAQTFAAARTAARAAAWSVLPLATRNSIDTLFTTPAGMSQQLRDQLYQVLQDLIAGAMPAAQGGLGVRRQVYSVGLGGFDTHANQRQTQDELLAELDFALDAFYRSVDLLRAETAFGGNPPQATLFTMSDFGRTLLENSDRGTDHGWGNHAIVLGERVQGRRLYGTFPSLDLSGGAANNPNTTDAKGRWIPTLTVDQYSFSIASWLGLSTAAERDYVFPNLDGYVQAAKTGGFPLSAQAYKVAFMLPDA comes from the coding sequence ATGCCCATCTCACGACGCCTGTTTCTGCGTGGCACCTCCAGCACCCTGGGGCTCCTCGCTGCTTCCTCGACCTTTCCCCGGTTCTTCGGCGCGGCCGAGGCCGCCACCCTCAGCGGGTACGCCGGCTACCGCGCGGCCGTCTGTGTCTTCCTGCTGGGCGGCAACGACGGCAACAACGTCCTCGTTCCCCTGACGAGCGGCCCGCACGGGCGCTACCTCGATGCGCGGCCGAACATCGGCTTCGAGACGACCGAGCTGCTCGCCATCAACCCCGTGGGCCAGGCCGCGGCCTCCTACGGGCTGCACCCGTCGCTCACGAAGCTCCGCACCCTCTTCGAGCAGGACCGCGCCGCGCTGCTCTGCAACGTGGGGCCCATGGTGCTGCCCATGGATAAGGAGGACTTCACCACGGGCACGGTGGCCCGGCCCGACAACCTGTTCTCCCACGCCGACCAGCAGGATGCCTGGGCGAGCGCCGTCGCGAACCCCTCCACCTGGGCTCCGCCCCCGTCGCTCATCGGCAAGGTCACCGGGTGGGCCGGCCGCACGGCCGACAAGCTGCACACGCTCAACCCGGGGGAGTACCCGGAGGTGACCTCGTTCGGGGGCAAGCCGCTCTTCTCCGTGGGCGGGGACCGCCAGCCGATGGTGGTGTCGCCCAGCGGCGTGCTCGAGTTCACCGACCTCAACGATGTCGGCTTCAGCGCCCTCCGGGCAGACGCGCTGGCCCAGGCGGTGGCGCTCGACAATGGCGTGGCCCTGGAGGCCTCCTACGGCGGGGTGTTCACCACGGCGCAGACGTTCGCCGCGGCGCGCACCGCCGCCCGGGCGGCGGCCTGGAGCGTGCTCCCGCTGGCCACGCGCAACAGCATCGACACGCTGTTCACCACCCCGGCGGGAATGAGCCAGCAGCTGCGAGACCAGCTCTACCAGGTGCTTCAGGACCTCATCGCGGGAGCCATGCCCGCGGCGCAGGGCGGCCTGGGCGTCCGGCGGCAGGTGTACTCGGTAGGGTTGGGCGGCTTCGACACGCATGCGAACCAGCGGCAGACGCAGGACGAGCTGCTCGCGGAGCTCGACTTCGCGCTCGACGCCTTCTACCGGTCGGTGGACCTGCTCCGGGCGGAGACCGCCTTTGGCGGGAACCCGCCTCAGGCCACGCTCTTCACGATGAGCGACTTCGGCCGCACCCTGCTGGAGAACTCGGACCGGGGCACCGACCACGGCTGGGGGAATCACGCCATCGTCCTGGGGGAGCGTGTCCAGGGGCGCCGTCTCTATGGCACCTTCCCCAGCCTGGACCTGTCGGGTGGCGCCGCGAACAACCCGAACACCACCGACGCCAAGGGGCGCTGGATTCCCACGCTGACGGTGGACCAGTACTCCTTCTCCATCGCCTCCTGGCTGGGGCTGTCGACGGCCGCGGAGCGCGACTACGTGTTCCCGAACCTGGATGGTTACGTCCAGGCCGCGAAGACCGGCGGCTTCCCGCTGTCCGCGCAGGCCTACAAGGTCGCGTTCATGCTGCCGGACGCGTAA
- a CDS encoding endo alpha-1,4 polygalactosaminidase, with product MRVVCARLSWALLAVLAACGSASPEDEVGALHGEVLANARTLTCATLQVARGSIGSGQGVQGLATQTLTGTQDRWAEYVEFSPNTSATCSYPLPVDVTAATVQAAEIGVNYRGPRKAEMRWVFEAWDYTAGAWVVVGDNTFALSWKWTATSLALPAPVGRFLDGGPVKLRYRTDSSADASLLDLWVVRVQVASTDAGAPQDAGTPVDAGSPVDAGTPTDAGTSGDAGTPVPWEGVSSFTYQLTNYANNRLDQIAGSKFDLAIVELSRDGHSDYFRADEIAALKAGGKQVLAYFEIGAIEEYRPEWPLVPADLKLGPVDGWPDEQYVKYWDERWWPIVQGRIDQALAAGFTGCYLDMVVTYEEIPANSAGTNRADLARKMVALIARINQYAKAREPGFKVMPQNSPELIDYTGYLAAIDGLGMEDMYWSDDVACSQSWCAENRTNAARVRAAGKLVLSTDYAVQAAHVADAYTRSRAAGFVPYVSVRALDRMTVNAGWDPQ from the coding sequence ATGAGAGTCGTCTGCGCCCGCCTGTCCTGGGCCCTGCTTGCCGTGCTCGCCGCCTGTGGGAGTGCCTCGCCGGAGGATGAGGTCGGCGCGCTGCACGGAGAGGTGCTGGCCAATGCCCGGACGCTCACGTGCGCGACGTTGCAGGTGGCGCGTGGCTCCATCGGCTCGGGGCAGGGCGTCCAGGGCCTTGCGACCCAGACGCTCACGGGCACGCAGGACCGCTGGGCGGAGTACGTGGAGTTCTCCCCCAACACCTCGGCCACGTGCAGCTACCCGCTGCCCGTGGACGTGACGGCCGCGACGGTGCAGGCCGCCGAGATTGGGGTGAACTACCGCGGGCCCCGCAAGGCGGAGATGCGCTGGGTCTTCGAGGCCTGGGACTACACCGCGGGCGCCTGGGTCGTCGTGGGGGACAACACCTTCGCCCTGTCGTGGAAGTGGACGGCGACGTCGCTGGCGCTGCCCGCGCCGGTGGGCCGCTTCCTGGACGGTGGGCCGGTGAAGCTGCGCTATCGCACGGACTCCTCCGCCGACGCGTCGCTGCTGGACCTGTGGGTGGTGCGCGTGCAGGTCGCGAGCACCGATGCCGGTGCGCCCCAGGATGCGGGGACTCCGGTCGACGCGGGCTCCCCGGTGGATGCCGGCACGCCCACCGATGCCGGCACGTCCGGTGACGCGGGCACCCCCGTGCCCTGGGAGGGGGTGAGCAGCTTCACGTACCAGCTGACGAACTACGCCAACAACCGGCTGGACCAGATTGCTGGCTCGAAGTTCGACCTGGCCATCGTCGAGCTGTCGCGCGATGGGCACAGCGACTACTTCCGCGCGGACGAAATCGCGGCGCTCAAGGCAGGGGGCAAGCAGGTGCTCGCGTACTTCGAGATTGGCGCCATCGAGGAGTACCGCCCCGAGTGGCCGCTGGTGCCCGCGGACCTGAAGCTCGGGCCCGTGGATGGGTGGCCGGACGAGCAGTACGTGAAGTACTGGGACGAGCGCTGGTGGCCCATCGTCCAGGGCCGCATCGACCAGGCGCTCGCCGCGGGCTTCACCGGCTGCTACCTCGACATGGTGGTGACGTACGAGGAGATTCCCGCCAACTCCGCCGGCACCAACCGCGCCGACCTCGCGCGGAAGATGGTGGCCCTCATCGCCCGCATCAACCAGTACGCGAAGGCGAGAGAGCCGGGCTTCAAGGTGATGCCGCAGAACTCTCCCGAGCTCATCGACTACACCGGCTACCTCGCCGCCATCGATGGGCTGGGCATGGAGGACATGTACTGGTCGGATGACGTCGCGTGCAGCCAGAGCTGGTGCGCGGAGAACCGGACCAATGCCGCGCGCGTGCGCGCCGCGGGGAAGCTGGTGCTCTCCACCGACTACGCGGTGCAGGCCGCGCACGTGGCGGACGCCTACACGCGCTCCCGGGCCGCGGGCTTCGTGCCCTACGTCAGCGTGCGTGCGCTGGACCGGATGACGGTGAACGCCGGCTGGGACCCGCAGTAG
- a CDS encoding ATP-binding protein: MPTDARAVLQGAPVLKQEPSRSAFHRTAREVVARLSSSAIALGWLVRLRWHAAAGQALTVAVATRGLGLELPVVPLLALVATTAVSNLLLVLWLRRAPTVRPEVLGGVLALDLLLLTGLLALSGGPSNPFGMLYLVHVTLAALVLGPRWTGLIALLAVLGHASLFAFHVPLPEATHVQGARGLDSLHLLGTWIAFVLTALVIAFVVARVSAALKDRQEAVVRSQQFAARAEKLASLSTLAAGAAHELGTPLGTIAIAANELETLIQEEPQEALEDARLIRDEVERCRDILERMSARAGRSLGEFPERTTTGAVLSRLREQLGAAELARLHFDAGPDLPLWCPARGLVQVLANLARNGLQASEATQGTVTVTARGDADRVHFTVEDRGTGVPRALLSRLGEPFFTTKPPGQGMGLGLFLSQTYAELCGGRLELASEEGQGTRVTLELPCRTEVFHAAG, from the coding sequence ATGCCGACCGACGCCCGGGCGGTCCTGCAAGGCGCTCCGGTGCTGAAGCAGGAGCCGTCGCGCAGTGCCTTCCACCGCACGGCGCGGGAGGTGGTGGCGCGGCTCTCGTCCAGCGCCATCGCCCTGGGCTGGCTGGTGCGGCTGCGCTGGCACGCGGCCGCCGGGCAGGCGCTGACGGTGGCCGTCGCCACGCGGGGGCTCGGCCTGGAATTGCCCGTGGTGCCGCTGCTGGCGCTGGTGGCGACGACGGCGGTGTCCAACCTCCTCCTCGTGCTCTGGCTCCGCCGCGCCCCCACGGTGCGCCCGGAGGTGCTGGGCGGCGTGCTGGCGCTCGACCTGCTCCTGCTGACGGGGCTGCTGGCGCTCTCCGGCGGGCCGTCCAACCCGTTCGGCATGCTGTACCTCGTCCACGTGACGCTCGCCGCGCTGGTGCTGGGCCCGCGCTGGACGGGGCTCATCGCGCTGCTGGCCGTGCTGGGCCATGCGAGCCTCTTCGCCTTCCACGTCCCCCTGCCGGAGGCCACGCACGTCCAGGGAGCCAGGGGGCTGGACTCGCTCCACCTGCTCGGCACGTGGATCGCCTTCGTGCTCACGGCCCTGGTCATCGCCTTCGTCGTCGCCCGGGTGTCGGCGGCGCTGAAGGACCGACAGGAGGCGGTGGTGCGCTCCCAGCAGTTCGCGGCGCGCGCGGAGAAGCTCGCGTCGCTGAGCACCCTGGCCGCGGGCGCGGCGCACGAGCTGGGCACGCCGCTGGGCACCATCGCCATCGCCGCCAACGAGCTGGAGACGCTCATCCAGGAGGAGCCCCAGGAGGCACTGGAGGACGCGCGCCTCATCCGCGACGAGGTGGAGCGGTGCCGGGACATCCTGGAGCGCATGAGCGCGCGCGCGGGTCGGTCGCTCGGAGAATTCCCGGAGCGGACCACGACGGGCGCCGTCCTCTCGCGCCTGCGTGAGCAGCTCGGGGCCGCGGAGCTGGCGCGGCTCCACTTCGACGCGGGGCCGGACCTGCCGCTCTGGTGCCCCGCGCGAGGGCTGGTGCAGGTGCTGGCGAACCTCGCGCGCAACGGGCTGCAGGCCAGCGAGGCCACGCAGGGCACCGTCACCGTCACGGCGCGTGGAGACGCGGACCGCGTGCACTTCACGGTGGAGGACCGTGGCACCGGCGTCCCCCGCGCGCTGCTGTCGCGGCTGGGGGAGCCCTTCTTCACCACCAAGCCTCCCGGGCAGGGCATGGGGCTGGGGTTGTTCCTCAGCCAGACCTATGCCGAGCTGTGCGGGGGGCGCCTGGAGCTGGCCTCCGAGGAGGGGCAGGGGACGCGCGTGACGCTGGAGCTGCCCTGCCGGACGGAGGTCTTCCATGCAGCCGGGTGA
- a CDS encoding response regulator transcription factor: MQPGEAPPSVLVVDDDEPYRERLVRAFGRHGFAAHGAASAQEALERARELRPGYAVIDLRLPDGSGLEVVRELRALDARSTLVVLTGYGSIATAVEAVRRGATHYLTKPADVDDILLAFAGATLPEGEEAARGHQVPSLARAEWEHIQRVLADCGGNISQAARLLRIQRRSLQRKLAKHPVPK, from the coding sequence ATGCAGCCGGGTGAGGCGCCTCCCTCGGTGCTCGTCGTCGACGATGACGAGCCCTACCGCGAGCGGCTGGTACGGGCCTTCGGGCGGCACGGCTTCGCGGCGCACGGTGCGGCCAGCGCGCAGGAGGCGCTCGAGCGGGCCCGCGAGCTGCGTCCGGGCTACGCGGTCATCGACCTGCGCCTGCCGGACGGCTCCGGGCTGGAGGTGGTGCGCGAGCTGAGGGCGCTGGACGCGCGCAGCACGCTGGTGGTGCTCACGGGGTACGGGAGTATCGCCACGGCGGTGGAGGCCGTGCGGCGGGGCGCCACGCACTACCTCACGAAGCCCGCGGACGTGGACGACATCCTGCTGGCCTTCGCCGGAGCCACGCTGCCCGAGGGCGAGGAGGCGGCCCGGGGACACCAGGTGCCCTCGCTCGCGCGCGCGGAGTGGGAGCACATCCAGCGCGTGCTCGCGGACTGCGGAGGCAACATCTCCCAGGCCGCGAGGCTGCTCCGCATCCAGCGCCGCAGCCTGCAGCGCAAGCTGGCCAAGCACCCCGTTCCGAAGTGA
- a CDS encoding M20/M25/M40 family metallo-hydrolase → MRLKSLIPVAMMLSTTPALAEKGKPEAPDREVWVTMGADAVAPMRESFKSAGWEEPTAVVAKEQAAMFRLRESQLSRLATLMHEKFNRCAGFITSETREEALATLEPALAVAPQNLVTYTLNNATTVNTLMGAMTEANVRGTITMLSGYSTRYYTSQGGVDAANSLLAKWKGYVPAARTDVKVELFRHTAWAQPSVILTITGTTLASEVVVVGGHLDSINSSGGNAPGADDDASGVASFTEVIRVAMARNYRPQRTVKFMAYAAEEVGLRGSKEIAAYHKNNAINVVGVLQLDMTNYKGSTTADVALITDNTNAAQNTFLRNLITTYVKIPQTNSTCGYGCSDHASWNAQGFAASIPFEATLSTSNPYIHTANDTLARSANNANHALKFSKIAAAYVAELAKGTAQ, encoded by the coding sequence ATGCGCCTGAAGAGCCTGATTCCAGTGGCCATGATGCTGAGCACCACGCCTGCCCTTGCCGAGAAGGGCAAGCCGGAGGCTCCCGACCGGGAGGTCTGGGTCACCATGGGCGCCGATGCCGTCGCGCCGATGCGAGAGTCCTTCAAGAGCGCGGGCTGGGAGGAGCCCACCGCCGTCGTCGCGAAGGAGCAGGCGGCGATGTTCCGCCTCCGCGAGTCGCAGCTGTCGCGGCTGGCGACGCTCATGCACGAGAAGTTCAACCGGTGCGCGGGCTTCATCACCTCCGAGACGCGCGAGGAGGCCCTGGCCACGCTCGAGCCCGCTCTGGCGGTGGCTCCGCAGAACCTGGTCACCTACACGCTGAACAACGCCACCACCGTCAACACGCTGATGGGGGCGATGACGGAGGCCAACGTCCGCGGCACCATCACCATGCTGTCCGGCTATTCGACGCGCTACTACACGTCCCAGGGCGGCGTGGACGCGGCCAACTCGCTGCTCGCGAAGTGGAAGGGCTACGTCCCCGCCGCGCGCACCGACGTCAAGGTGGAGCTGTTCCGGCACACGGCCTGGGCCCAGCCGTCCGTCATCCTCACCATCACCGGCACCACCCTGGCGAGCGAGGTGGTGGTGGTAGGCGGGCACCTGGACTCCATCAACAGCTCGGGAGGCAACGCGCCGGGCGCGGACGATGACGCCTCGGGCGTGGCGTCCTTCACCGAGGTCATCCGGGTGGCCATGGCGCGCAACTACCGGCCGCAGCGCACCGTGAAGTTCATGGCCTACGCCGCGGAGGAGGTCGGGCTGCGCGGCTCCAAGGAGATTGCCGCGTACCACAAGAACAACGCCATCAACGTGGTGGGCGTGCTGCAGCTCGACATGACGAACTACAAGGGCAGCACGACGGCGGATGTCGCCCTCATCACCGACAACACCAACGCCGCGCAGAACACGTTCCTCCGGAACCTCATCACCACGTACGTGAAGATTCCGCAGACGAACTCCACGTGCGGCTACGGCTGCTCGGACCACGCGTCGTGGAACGCCCAGGGCTTCGCCGCGTCCATTCCCTTCGAGGCGACGCTGAGCACGAGCAACCCGTACATCCACACGGCGAACGACACGCTGGCGCGCTCGGCGAACAACGCCAACCACGCGCTCAAGTTCTCCAAGATTGCCGCCGCGTACGTGGCCGAGCTGGCCAAGGGCACCGCGCAGTAG
- a CDS encoding PilZ domain-containing protein yields the protein MARQGGSALDEYNALVAQQKSRSLSADEEQRLELLRDVLLELGALPPAGSGLPVRPARADVVLELSFATHEDVVRAYSKNIGAGGLAIRTSRALPVGSTLELRITLPDAPQPLLAHGQVAWSREDGMGVAFTQLPPEGERRLKTFLAADASLLNRVRSVLKTDVIELLKTDVRELGKGPAPQAAQAQEVDTRPIVLVRLLDARLTALVTELFTQQGLRIVAETDKPASIIVVDTGTALDVLRAAGRPGARIVMVNVSGPDSLVGRLTNLNPAAYVKHPATAASVLQAVARLLGPTEPR from the coding sequence ATGGCGAGACAGGGTGGGAGCGCGCTGGACGAGTACAACGCGCTTGTGGCGCAGCAGAAGTCGAGGTCCTTGAGTGCCGACGAGGAGCAGCGACTCGAGCTGCTGCGGGACGTCCTGCTGGAGCTGGGGGCGCTGCCTCCGGCCGGGAGCGGGCTGCCCGTCCGGCCCGCGCGCGCGGACGTGGTGCTGGAGCTGTCCTTCGCCACGCATGAGGACGTGGTGCGCGCCTACAGCAAGAACATCGGCGCGGGTGGCCTCGCCATCCGGACCTCGCGGGCGCTGCCGGTAGGGAGCACGCTGGAGCTGCGCATCACCCTGCCGGACGCGCCCCAGCCGCTGCTGGCGCACGGGCAGGTGGCCTGGTCTCGCGAGGACGGCATGGGCGTGGCCTTCACCCAGCTTCCTCCCGAGGGGGAGCGCCGGCTGAAGACGTTCCTCGCGGCGGACGCGTCGCTGCTCAACCGCGTGCGGAGCGTGCTGAAGACAGACGTCATCGAGCTGCTGAAGACGGACGTGCGCGAGCTGGGCAAGGGACCGGCGCCCCAGGCCGCGCAGGCGCAGGAGGTGGACACGCGGCCCATCGTCCTGGTGCGGCTGCTGGACGCGCGGCTGACGGCGCTCGTCACGGAGCTGTTCACCCAGCAGGGGCTGCGCATCGTCGCGGAGACGGACAAGCCCGCGTCCATCATCGTCGTCGACACGGGCACGGCCCTCGACGTGCTGCGGGCCGCCGGCCGTCCCGGCGCGCGCATCGTCATGGTGAACGTGAGCGGCCCGGACTCGCTGGTGGGCCGGCTGACGAACCTCAACCCCGCCGCCTACGTGAAGCATCCGGCCACGGCGGCCTCGGTGCTCCAGGCCGTGGCCCGCCTGCTGGGGCCCACCGAGCCACGCTGA
- a CDS encoding GMC oxidoreductase yields MDCDWLIIGSGFGGSVSALRLTEKGYRVVMLEKGRRLRGPDFPKTNWDLKRWLWMPQLGWRGLFKMTFFRHVTVMSGVGVGGGSLVYANTLPIPKDDFFQASSWGHLAGWKEELAPHYVTARRMLGATVNPLTTFPDKVLKEVGEDLGRTDFQPTTVAVYFGEPGVTVKDPYFNGEGPERTGCISCGGCMLGCRHDSKNTLDKNYLYLAERRGLTLHADTEVTWVRPLPEGGYEVEALRGARHFFREKVRFTARNVVFAGGVLGTVDLLTRLKERQDGLPRLSDRLGDGVRTNSEALIGIVSGREDQDLSKGIAIGSILHTDERSHLEPVRYSEGSGFFRLLMAPQVPGATMFARLAGLFSVLARHPVRFLKAWFVPDFARRTLILLYMRTLEGHLRMRRGRGLTTALRRGLTTGLQSGPAPTSNMPEAFDLAKRVSDKVDGYPMTMVSETLLGIPTTAHILGGCCMGDSAETGVIDPRHRVYGYDGLYVVDGSAISANPGVNPSLTITALAERAMTFIPAAKELPRGDTEAVVEPAKRTAGSMAAGA; encoded by the coding sequence ATGGACTGCGACTGGCTCATCATCGGCTCGGGGTTTGGAGGCAGCGTCAGCGCGCTGCGGCTGACCGAGAAGGGCTACCGCGTGGTGATGCTGGAGAAGGGCCGGCGTCTGCGCGGCCCGGACTTCCCGAAGACGAACTGGGATTTGAAGCGCTGGCTGTGGATGCCCCAGCTCGGCTGGCGCGGCCTGTTCAAGATGACGTTCTTCCGCCACGTCACGGTGATGTCCGGCGTGGGGGTGGGCGGCGGCTCGCTCGTCTACGCCAACACGCTGCCCATTCCGAAGGACGACTTCTTCCAGGCCTCCTCGTGGGGGCACCTCGCGGGGTGGAAGGAGGAGCTGGCGCCCCACTACGTCACCGCGCGGCGGATGCTCGGGGCCACCGTCAACCCGCTGACCACCTTCCCGGACAAGGTGCTGAAGGAAGTGGGGGAGGACCTCGGCCGCACCGACTTCCAGCCCACCACCGTGGCCGTCTACTTCGGCGAGCCCGGCGTCACGGTGAAGGACCCGTACTTCAACGGCGAGGGCCCCGAGCGCACCGGCTGCATCTCGTGCGGCGGCTGCATGCTTGGCTGCCGGCATGACTCCAAGAACACGCTCGACAAGAACTACCTGTACCTGGCGGAGCGGCGCGGCCTCACGCTGCATGCGGACACGGAAGTCACGTGGGTGCGCCCGCTGCCGGAGGGTGGCTACGAGGTGGAGGCACTGCGGGGGGCCCGGCACTTCTTCCGCGAGAAGGTGCGCTTCACCGCGCGCAACGTCGTCTTCGCCGGCGGCGTGCTGGGCACGGTGGACCTGCTGACGCGGCTGAAGGAGCGCCAGGACGGGCTGCCTCGCCTGTCGGACCGGCTGGGAGACGGCGTGCGCACCAACTCCGAGGCGCTCATCGGCATCGTCAGCGGGCGCGAGGACCAGGACCTGTCCAAGGGCATCGCCATCGGCTCCATCCTCCACACCGACGAGCGCTCCCACCTGGAGCCGGTGCGCTACTCGGAGGGCTCGGGGTTCTTCCGGCTGCTGATGGCGCCGCAGGTGCCCGGGGCCACGATGTTCGCGCGGCTGGCGGGGCTGTTCAGCGTCCTCGCGCGCCACCCGGTGCGCTTCCTCAAGGCGTGGTTCGTCCCGGACTTCGCCCGGCGGACCCTCATCCTCCTTTATATGCGCACGCTGGAGGGGCACCTGCGCATGCGGCGCGGGCGCGGCCTGACGACGGCGCTGCGCAGGGGCCTGACGACGGGCCTGCAGTCGGGGCCCGCTCCCACCTCCAACATGCCGGAGGCGTTCGACCTGGCGAAGCGCGTATCCGACAAGGTGGACGGCTACCCCATGACGATGGTGAGCGAGACGCTGCTGGGCATCCCCACCACCGCGCACATCCTGGGCGGCTGCTGCATGGGGGACTCGGCGGAGACGGGGGTCATCGACCCCCGCCATCGCGTCTACGGCTACGACGGGCTCTACGTGGTGGACGGCTCGGCCATCTCCGCCAACCCGGGCGTCAATCCATCGCTGACGATTACGGCGCTGGCCGAGCGGGCCATGACCTTCATCCCCGCCGCGAAGGAGCTGCCGCGCGGGGACACCGAGGCCGTGGTGGAGCCCGCGAAGAGGACCGCGGGCTCCATGGCCGCCGGAGCCTGA
- a CDS encoding OmpA family protein: protein MKLKALCLAVSLLALPGVASAQGALDVIKKTAGDAGKGAVEKRVNTKLMDEGRKNQCSFKTGTAELDAGCDAKLKKLASALIDAKKQLDGAGAKSYKFEVSGHTDSSGDAAKNKKLSEQRAETIVKELVSRGVPRNEIVAVGLGSEKPLVKPDDTAAKKAKNRRYELQVRL, encoded by the coding sequence ATGAAGCTCAAGGCGCTGTGTCTCGCCGTGTCGCTGCTGGCCCTCCCTGGAGTGGCCTCCGCGCAGGGCGCGCTGGACGTCATCAAGAAGACCGCGGGCGACGCCGGCAAGGGTGCCGTCGAGAAGCGAGTCAACACGAAGCTGATGGACGAGGGCCGCAAGAACCAGTGCAGCTTCAAGACGGGCACCGCCGAGTTGGACGCCGGCTGCGACGCCAAGCTGAAGAAGCTGGCCTCCGCCCTCATCGACGCCAAGAAGCAGCTCGATGGCGCCGGTGCGAAGAGCTACAAGTTCGAGGTCTCCGGCCACACCGACTCGTCCGGCGACGCGGCGAAGAACAAGAAGCTCAGCGAGCAGCGCGCGGAGACCATCGTCAAGGAGCTGGTGTCGCGCGGCGTGCCCCGCAACGAAATCGTCGCCGTGGGCCTCGGCTCCGAGAAGCCCCTCGTCAAGCCGGACGACACCGCGGCCAAGAAGGCGAAGAACCGCCGCTACGAGCTGCAGGTCCGCCTGTAG
- the dgt gene encoding dGTP triphosphohydrolase, whose protein sequence is MGRQVLPHSEAAVGSSSRTDRWKELLSPHRVGTPAPKEGTPEKAAPPPDERILPDERSDYDKDYDRIVFSSEFRCLHDKTQVFPLSTSDYTRTRLTHSIEASCVGRSLGHLAGRHLSREQGVEVDPSHLGTIVAAACLAHDIGNPPFGHSGEAAIQHWVEQQLAPPAEEGMSPFQGPAEWKDLQSFEGNAQGLRILTRLQSRERWGGLRYTAATLGAMSKYPRPSVLPGGRLPVKGRVSEKKFGYFQDDQKLAVEAYQKLGLREREPGVFSRHPLAFLVEAADDICYAVIDLEDSAKLGLVPMKEACELLEQVLPSLPSPGRPTRPPPPHLETRMAQARARAIGMLIPACVKVFLEHAEEMEQGEWETPLVSAHPDVRGQLDEIKRITRRQGYESERVLQIESAGFKTLGGLLDMFALAVVTDQPNREQRKLRQLLPMESFQRPEHAEDDAKKPPERDAAIERLSKYQRLLCVTDYISGMTDGFAVELFQRLSGIKLPT, encoded by the coding sequence ATGGGCCGGCAGGTCCTTCCGCACAGCGAGGCAGCCGTGGGCAGCAGCAGTCGAACGGACAGATGGAAGGAACTTCTCTCGCCCCACCGGGTGGGCACCCCCGCGCCGAAGGAGGGGACACCGGAGAAGGCCGCGCCCCCTCCGGACGAGCGCATCCTTCCGGACGAGCGCAGTGACTACGACAAGGACTACGACCGCATCGTCTTCTCCAGCGAGTTCCGCTGTCTGCACGACAAGACGCAGGTGTTCCCGCTGTCCACGAGCGACTACACGCGTACGCGGCTGACCCACAGCATCGAGGCCTCGTGCGTGGGGCGCTCCCTGGGCCATCTTGCCGGGCGCCACCTGTCGCGCGAGCAGGGCGTGGAGGTGGACCCCTCTCACCTGGGCACCATCGTCGCGGCGGCGTGCCTGGCGCACGACATCGGCAACCCGCCCTTTGGCCACTCCGGCGAGGCGGCCATCCAGCACTGGGTGGAGCAGCAGCTGGCGCCACCGGCGGAGGAGGGTATGAGCCCCTTTCAGGGGCCGGCGGAGTGGAAGGACCTGCAGAGCTTCGAGGGCAACGCGCAGGGGCTGCGCATCCTCACCCGGCTCCAGTCGCGGGAGCGGTGGGGTGGGCTGCGCTACACAGCGGCGACCCTGGGCGCGATGAGCAAGTACCCGCGTCCCTCGGTGCTCCCTGGCGGGCGGCTGCCGGTGAAGGGGCGCGTGTCGGAGAAGAAGTTCGGTTACTTCCAGGACGACCAGAAGCTGGCCGTGGAGGCGTACCAGAAGCTGGGCCTGCGGGAGCGTGAGCCCGGCGTGTTCTCCCGCCACCCGCTGGCCTTCCTCGTCGAGGCGGCGGACGACATCTGCTACGCGGTCATCGACTTGGAGGACTCGGCGAAGCTGGGGCTGGTTCCGATGAAGGAGGCGTGCGAGCTACTGGAGCAGGTGCTGCCGTCGCTGCCCTCGCCGGGCAGGCCGACGCGGCCTCCGCCCCCGCACCTGGAGACGCGCATGGCGCAGGCGCGGGCCCGGGCCATCGGCATGCTGATTCCGGCGTGCGTGAAGGTGTTCCTGGAGCACGCGGAGGAGATGGAGCAGGGCGAGTGGGAGACGCCGCTGGTGTCGGCGCATCCGGACGTGCGCGGGCAGCTCGACGAAATCAAGCGCATCACCCGGCGCCAGGGCTACGAGAGCGAGCGGGTGCTCCAGATTGAGAGCGCGGGCTTCAAGACGCTGGGTGGCCTGCTGGACATGTTCGCGCTGGCGGTGGTGACGGACCAGCCCAACCGCGAGCAGCGCAAGCTGCGTCAGCTGCTGCCCATGGAGTCCTTCCAGCGGCCGGAGCACGCCGAGGACGACGCCAAGAAACCGCCCGAGCGCGACGCGGCGATTGAGCGGTTGTCGAAGTACCAGCGCCTGCTGTGCGTCACGGACTACATCTCCGGGATGACAGACGGCTTCGCAGTGGAGTTGTTCCAGCGCCTGTCGGGTATCAAGCTGCCGACGTAG